In a single window of the Gossypium hirsutum isolate 1008001.06 chromosome A13, Gossypium_hirsutum_v2.1, whole genome shotgun sequence genome:
- the LOC107892667 gene encoding UDP-glycosyltransferase 71D1: MKNVELIFVPQTSKGHLIPILEFAKRLVDHDNRILITVVFVKSPFDSFANAYIESVKASKPDRFKFIDVPLIVDHHRQSFEDHVIDLVETHLPLLKNVVTDISSSKSSLNSTTFTGFVFDLLFVPLVDVAHEFKIPSYIFLTANAGFLSLLFHLTTRHGETRDIPEFKRSNPDELISGFINPVPPNVLPSDLFDKDNGYPAYMMIAQKFKAAKGIMVNTFEELEPYAISNFSNGRNPPVYSIGPVLDINCRPHTESDLAQHKKVMKWLDEQPQSSVIFLCFGSFGRFLAPQVKEIALGLEQSGYRFLWSLCVQSSSPPQLSQNDALGGVCYNEDMFPEGFTERIQGKGMMIDGWAPQVEILAHEAIGAFVSHCGWNSILESLWFGVPMVTWPMYAEQKMNAFKMVKELRLAVELRLDYEQLNIDNVVTANEMEKAVKQVMDDCNEVRKKVKEMAKIARKAIVNGGSSFLSIQRFIEDMIG; this comes from the coding sequence ATGAAGAACGTAGAGCTAATATTCGTTCCACAAACAAGCAAAGGCCACTTGATCCCAATTCTCGAATTCGCAAAGCGTCTCGTTGATCATGATAACCGGATTTTGATCACCGTCGTTTTCGTTAAATCGCCTTTCGATTCTTTCGCCAATGCTTATATCGAATCAGTCAAGGCCTCGAAGCCCGACCGATTCAAATTCATCGATGTTCCTTTGATTGTTGATCATCATCGACAGTCGTTCGAAGACCACGTCATTGACCTTGTGGAAACGCACTTGCCGCTTTTGAAAAACGTTGTCACTGACATTTCATCGTCAAAATCGAGTTTAAATTCGACGACTTTTACAGGGTTTGTTTTCGATTTGCTGTTTGTACCACTGGTCGACGTTGCTCATGAATTCAAAATCCCTTCGTATATATTTTTAACCGCTAATGCAGGGTTCTTGAGTCTTTTGTTCCACTTGACGACCCGACATGGTGAGACTCGAGATATCCCTGAGTTTAAACGGTCCAATCCAGACGAGTTGATCTCGGGATTTATCAATCCCGTCCCTCCTAATGTTTTGCCTTCTGACTTGTTCGACAAGGATAATGGTTATCCTGCTTATATGATGATTGCTCAAAAGTTCAAGGCTGCCAAAGGGATTATGGTTAATACATTTGAAGAGCTTGAACCTTATGCTATTAGCAATTTCTCCAATGGCAGAAATCCCCCGGTTTACTCCATCGGGCCAGTGCTTGATATCAATTGTAGGCCACACACTGAGTCGGACTTGGCTCAACACAAAAAAGTGATGAAATGGCTCGATGAACAGCCTCAATCATCGGTGATATTTCTTTGCTTTGGAAGCTTTGGGCGCTTTCTTGCACCCCAAGTCAAAGAAATAGCACTTGGACTTGAGCAAAGCGGATACAGGTTCTTATGGTCCTTGTGCGTGCAATCATCGTCACCGCCGCAACTATCACAAAACGATGCTCTAGGAGGAGTTTGTTACAATGAAGATATGTTTCCGGAAGGGTTCACGGAAAGGATCCAAGGGAAGGGGATGATGATAGACGGGTGGGCACCACAGGTGGAGATTTTAGCCCATGAAGCAATAGGAGCATTCGTATCCCATTGTGGTTGGAACTCAATCCTCGAAAGCTTGTGGTTCGGGGTGCCGATGGTAACATGGCCTATGTACGCTGAACAAAAAATGAACGCATTTAAAATGGTGAAGGAATTAAGGTTAGCGGTGGAGCTAAGACTTGACTACGAACAACTTAACATCGACAATGTTGTGACGGCCAACGAGATGGAAAAAGCGGTCAAGCAAGTAATGGATGATTGCAATGAGGTTAGAAAGAAAGTGAAGGAAATGGCTAAAATTGCTAGAAAAGCAATTGTCAATGGAGGATCTTCATTCCTCTCAATTCAAAGATTCATTGAGGATATGATAGGATAG
- the LOC107891959 gene encoding pleckstrin homology domain-containing protein 1 → MENLWRAATGQDPNPDDYKGVEFWTNPERAGWLTKQGDYIKTWRRRWFILKQGKLLWFKDPASVSRRSSPRGVVSVGSCLTVKGAEDIVNKAFAFELSTRDSTMYFIADTEKEKEDWINSIGRSIVQHSRSVTDSEIVDYDSKSR, encoded by the coding sequence ATGGAGAATCTATGGCGAGCGGCAACGGGTCAGGACCCGAATCCCGATGATTATAAAGGCGTCGAGTTCTGGACCAACCCGGAACGAGCCGGTTGGTTGACCAAACAAGGTGATTACATCAAGACTTGGCGACGCCGTTGGTTCATCTTGAAACAAGGCAAACTGTTATGGTTCAAGGATCCGGCTTCAGTCAGCCGCCGATCTTCTCCTCGCGGTGTTGTTTCAGTAGGATCTTGCCTTACCGTCAAAGGAGCTGAGGATATCGTCAATAAGGCATTCGCTTTTGAGCTCTCTACTCGAGATTCCACCATGTATTTCATCGCTGATACGGAGAAAGAGAAAGAGGATTGGATCAATTCGATCGGTCGATCTATTGTTCAACATTCGAGATCCGTTACTGATTCTGAGATCGTTGATTACGATAGCAAAAGCAGGtga